A genomic window from Camelus ferus isolate YT-003-E chromosome 9, BCGSAC_Cfer_1.0, whole genome shotgun sequence includes:
- the BLOC1S3 gene encoding biogenesis of lysosome-related organelles complex 1 subunit 3: MASQSRRRKPLRRPETVVPGEAAETDSEFSASSSEEEELYLGPSGPTRGRPTGLRVAGEAAETDSDPEPEPKAAPRDLPPLVVQRETAGEAWGEEEAPTPALARSLLQLRLAESQARLDHDVAAAVSGVYRRAGRDVAALAGRLAAAQAAGLAAAHSVRLARGDLCALAERLDIVAGCRLLPDIRGVPGTEPEQEPGPLA; the protein is encoded by the coding sequence ATGGCGTCCCAGAGTCGTCGGCGGAAGCCGCTGCGGAGGCCTGAGACGGTGGTGCCGGGGGAGGCGGCCGAGACGGACTCGGAGTTCTCTGCGTCCTCgtcggaggaggaggagctgtaCCTGGGCCCCTCTGGCCCGACGCGAGGCCGCCCCACGGGGCTGAGGGTGGCTGGGGAGGCCGCGGAGACCGACTCAGACCCGGAGCCGGAGCCGAAAGCCGCGCCGAGGGACCTGCCTCCTCTTGTTGTGCAGCGGGAGACGGCCGGGGAGGCCTGGGGCGAGGAGGAGGCCCCGACGCCCGCCCTCGCGCGCTCTCTGCTGCAGCTCCGGCTGGCTGAGAGCCAGGCGCGGCTGGACCACGATGTAGCGGCCGCGGTGAGCGGCGTGTACCGTCGCGCGGGCCGCGATGTGGCCGCTCTGGCCGGTAGGCTGGCGGCTGCCCAAGCGGCAGGATTGGCGGCGGCCCACAGCGTGCGCCTGGCGCGGGGGGACCTGTGCGCTCTGGCCGAACGCCTGGATATCGTGGCTGGCTGCCGCCTGCTGCCCGACATCCGCGGCGTGCCGGGAACCGAGCCGGAGCAAGAGCCGGGACCGCTGGCCTAG
- the LOC102524478 gene encoding trafficking protein particle complex subunit 6A isoform X10, whose product MADAALFEFLHTEMVAELWAHDPDPSPGGQKMSLSVLEGMGFRVGQALGERLPRETLAFREELDILKFLCKDLWVAVFQKQMDSLRTNHQGTYVLQDNSFPLLVRMASGQQYLEEAPKFLAFTCGLLRGALSTLGIKSLVTASVAALPACKFQVVIQKS is encoded by the exons ATGGCGGACGCGGCACTGTTCGAGTTTCTGCACACAGAGATGGTGGCGGAGCTGTGGGCGCACGACCCCGACCCCAGCCCCGGG GGACAGAAGATGAGCCTGTCGGTCTTGGAGGGCATGGGCTTCCgcgtgggccaggccctgggtgagag GCTGCCACGGGAGACGCTGGCCTTCAGGGAGGAGCTGGATATCCTCAAGTTCCTGTGCAAAGACCTGTgggtggctgtgttccaaaaGCAGATGGACAGCCTCCGCACCAATCACCAG ggGACCTACGTCCTGCAGGACAACAGCTTCCCTCTCCTCGTCCGGATGGCCTCAGGCCAGCAGTACCTGGAGGAAGCGCCAAAG TTCCTGGCCTTCACCTGCGGCCTGCTGCGCGGCGCCCTCAGCACCCTGGGCATCAAGAGCCTGGTCACCGCCTCCGTGGCAGCCCTGCCCGCCT GTAAGTTCCAGGTGGTGATCCAGAAATCCTGA